From Acidobacteriota bacterium:
GAAGTCGTGGGCCACGACATTGGCCTGATGGTCGCCTATGCCTACGCTGCGCAGTTCCCTGCTGAGATCACAAAGCTAGTCGTGATGGATGCATTTCTTCCCGGTGTTGGCGGTTGGGAGGAGGTCTACAACAATCCGGCGATTTGGCATTTTCGCTTCAATGGTCCGACGCCCGAGGCGCTGGTGCAGGGACGCGAAGGCACCTACTTCGAATATTTCTGGAATGATCTGGCTGCCAATAAGGCGCGCTCAATTCCCGAATCGGACCGCAGAGCTTATGTTGCGGCCTATTCGCGTCCGGGGCGGATGCACGCGGCGTGGGCTTATTTTGTCTCGTTTCAGCAGGCGGCTAAAGACTTCGCCGAACTCTCGCAGACTAAGCTGACGATGCCGGTGCTGGCTATCGGTGGAGAGAAGTCGCTGGGAGGAGTGCTGGCGAATCAGATGAAATTAGTTGCTACGGACGTGAGAGCTGTGGTGCTGAATGATACCGGTCATTGGGTGCTCGAGGAGAATCCCAAGGA
This genomic window contains:
- a CDS encoding alpha/beta hydrolase, coding for MPAALSAAVVDDNPFASRAADVDGVSIHYMTAGQGPAVVLLHGFAETSLMWKPVIPALARRFTVIAPDLPGIGESAIPKEGLDMKSAAVRMHALVRSLGFEKAEVVGHDIGLMVAYAYAAQFPAEITKLVVMDAFLPGVGGWEEVYNNPAIWHFRFNGPTPEALVQGREGTYFEYFWNDLAANKARSIPESDRRAYVAAYSRPGRMHAAWAYFVSFQQAAKDFAELSQTKLTMPVLAIGGEKSLGGVLANQMKLVATDVRAVVLNDTGHWVLEENPKETTAALQKFL